The following coding sequences lie in one Rutidosis leptorrhynchoides isolate AG116_Rl617_1_P2 chromosome 4, CSIRO_AGI_Rlap_v1, whole genome shotgun sequence genomic window:
- the LOC139840427 gene encoding pelargonidin 3-O-(6-caffeoylglucoside) 5-O-(6-O-malonylglucoside) 4'''-malonyltransferase-like — translation MKISKQSSTFIKPFVPTPQTHHRYKLGFLDEVAPFWNVDVVLFFSPICDQNRKFVVGLEKSLEKTLTRLYPLAGRYVDETQVIECNDEGVEFIHAKVNIKLHEFLELETDTRLVDEFISFKTRGAHNLTGPLLSIQVTKFECGGVAVGVRATHKIVDASTLCTFLNVWAAINREENEIKFSWSGFNSSSIFPARGLRAIDVPTISGDMLAKFTRKSFSFTEYEISKIRANAAFASGNVNSRHWSKVQLVMAILSKAFIDVDRAVYKYSRESMVMQTINLRGKMASLIHKNSCGNLWAYCFTKSGNFETTIELADVISDSVKKALNNYSKVHHDTEEGKSMVWDPILMMANFNPESTHLIGITSWCKFSFYEANFGFGKPIWVAPGTVPLKNVVTLMDDASGNGVVAHVLLENIDVPIFEESLNTNALRA, via the coding sequence ATGAAGATTTCAAAACAATCAAGCACATTCATAAAACCTTTTGTCCCAACCCCTCAAACTCATCATCGCTATAAGTTAGGCTTCCTCGACGAGGTTGCTCCTTTTTGGAATGTAGATGTCGTTCTTTTCTTCTCACCGATTTGTGATCAGAATAGAAAGTTTGTTGTTGGGCTAGAAAAATCGCTAGAGAAGACCTTAACGCGATTATACCCTCTTGCCGGTAGATATGTTGATGAAACTCAAGTCATTGAGTGTAATGATGAAGGCGTTGAGTTTATACACGCCAAAGTTAACATCAAACTTCATGAATTTCTTGAATTGGAAACGGATACTAGATTGGTTGATGAGTTCATTTCATTTAAAACTCGTGGGGCTCATAATTTGACTGGCCCTTTACTTTCAATACAAGTTACTAAATTCGAGTGTGGAGGAGTAGCAGTTGGTGTAAGAGCTACACACAAGATTGTTGACGCGTCCACTTTGTGTACATTCTTAAATGTTTGGGCTGCTATAAACCGAGAAGAAAATGAGATCAAATTCTCATGGTCCGGTTTCAACTCATCATCCATATTTCCTGCTCGTGGTCTACGTGCTATTGATGTACCAACTATTAGCGGTGACATGTTAGCCAAATTtacaagaaagagtttttccttcACTGAGTATGAAATATCAAAAATTAGAGCGAACGCTGCATTCGCAAGTGGAAATGTTAACTCCCGTCATTGGTCAAAGGTACAATTGGTAATGGCCATCCTTTCAAAGGCTTTCATTGATGTGGATCGCGCAGTTTATAAATATTCAAGAGAGTCTATGGTAATGCAGACGATAAATCTAAGGGGGAAAATGGCATCCCTAATTCATAAAAACTCTTGTGGCAATCTTTGGGCCTATTGCTTCACGAAATCTGGTAATTTTGAAACTACTATAGAGTTGGCAGATGTTATAAGTGATTCGGTTAAGAAAGCTTTAAATAACTACTCAAAAGTGCACCACGATACCGAAGAAGGAAAATCGATGGTTTGGGATCCTATTTTAATGATGGCTAACTTTAATCCTGAATCTACTCATTTAATTGGAATAACTAGTTGGTGCAAGTTCTCTTTTTATGAAGCTAACTTTGGCTTCGGAAAGCCAATTTGGGTTGCCCCAGGGACAGTACCGCTGAAAAATGTAGTAACTTTGATGGACGACGCAAGTGGTAATGGAGTCGTAGCACATGTTCTTTTGGAAAATATAGACGTACCTATTTTTGAAGAAAGTCTGAATACTAATGCGTTACGTGCTTAA